Within Romboutsia sp. CE17, the genomic segment GATTATACATTAGTTACCTTGTGTGCAGATAAAGAAGAAGTAGGATCGAATGGTAATACTGGTATGCAGTCTAGATTTTTTGAAAATTTAGTTGCAGAACTTATTGAGCTAGAAGGAAGTTATTCTGATTTAAAAATAAAAAGAGCTCTAGCTAGATCAAAAGTGTTATCTGCAGATGTTTCTGCTGCTTATGATCCAAACTTCCCTAGTGCATATGATAAGAGAAATTCTGCATATGCAGGAAACGGTGTAGTTTTAATTAAATATACTGGTTCAAGAGGAAAAGGTGGATGTAATGATGCTAATGCAGAATTTTTAGCTGAAGTAAGAAATGTATTTAATTCTGAAAATGTAGTTTGGCAAACAGGAGAACTTGGTAAAGTTGACCAAGGTGGAGGTGGAACAATAGCCTATATGTTAGCAAATTACGGGGCAGAAGTTGTTGACTGTGGAGTTGGTGTGCTTAGTATGCATGCTCCATATGAGGCTATATCTAAAGTAGATTTATATGAGACTTATAAAGGATATAAGGCATTTTTTAATAAAATAAGCTTATAATAAAAAGACGTACTATAAAATGAAGTTATATTCATTTTAGGTACGTCTTATTTTCAATATTAAAATAATCATATAGCTTATTTATAAACATATCCTCAAGAGGTGTTAACACTTTTTGTTTAGAATATATAAAGTAAAAGTTCCTATTAAAATCTAAGTTCTTAATTTTATAAAATTTAATTTTATTATCATTTATGTAATCAATAGCTGACATATATGATATAAATGAAGCTCCAAGCCCAAGTTTAACCATTTCTTTTATAGATTCATTAGATTCTACATGAGCAACTATATTTAACTTATTAGGAGAAAAATGGTTTTTATGTAGAGTATCAAAAATAAGACTTCTAGTTCCAGAACCTTGCTTTCTCATAATAAAATTAAGGTTAAATAGCTCATCAATATTTATATATCCATTTTCGTTAGGAATATAGTGGTTACTAGATGTTATTAGAACTAATTCATCTGTTGCTATTTTTATATTTTTAATTTGATTATTATGAGGTTTTACACCAACAAATCCAAAGCTAATTCTCTCATTTAAAATTTCAGAAACTGCATATTGAGAATCATAATGATTAATACTAAATTTTACATGAGGAAATTCATGGCAAAAATCTTGTAAAAATCCAGGTAATATATACGTCTCAGGGATTGAGCTACAAGCAATATCAATTAATCCTTCTATTTTTCCAGAATAATCTTTAATATCACAAATTGCTTTTTTGCAATTATTTAAAATACATACAGCATGTTTATAAAGTATCTCACCTGATTCAGTTAGCTTTATAGTTTTATTGCTTCTATTTAAAAGCACGGTATTTAACTCTTTTTCTAAATTTTGAATATGAGAACTAATTGTAGGTTGTGTTAAAAATAATTCTCTGGCAGCTTTTGAAAAACTTTCATGTTTTACAACAGATACAAATACTTCAAGTTGTTTAAAATCCATGTGAAACCTCCTTGATATATATAAATATATTATACATCATCTTATTACAAAAAAATTACAAATTGTCAATAAATATTATTAAATCGTGAGAAATATTATATAATTAAATCAGAAAAAATAATTTTTATAAAAAAAGGAGGTCTATAAGATGCATTTAAAGAAATTACTAGCTAGTTTCATTATTTTTAGTGTTTTTATTACAGGATGCAATAATTTTGAAAAGAAAGATACTGTATCAAGTAGAGCTAAGCAGCAACAAACTATGACTAAAGTTCAAAATGATGTAAATGAAATAATGAATAAAGACTATGATTATGTTTTAAGTAATATGGGAACTCCTTATAGCACTACTTATTGGATAGACAAAGAAAAGATGAATGAAGCTAAAACGATAGATGATATTAACAAAACAGGAACTATTGCTATGATTTATCCTAAATATACATCGGATAATGAATTAGATGGAAGTGCATTATATATAGAATTATATA encodes:
- a CDS encoding selenium metabolism-associated LysR family transcriptional regulator produces the protein MDFKQLEVFVSVVKHESFSKAARELFLTQPTISSHIQNLEKELNTVLLNRSNKTIKLTESGEILYKHAVCILNNCKKAICDIKDYSGKIEGLIDIACSSIPETYILPGFLQDFCHEFPHVKFSINHYDSQYAVSEILNERISFGFVGVKPHNNQIKNIKIATDELVLITSSNHYIPNENGYINIDELFNLNFIMRKQGSGTRSLIFDTLHKNHFSPNKLNIVAHVESNESIKEMVKLGLGASFISYMSAIDYINDNKIKFYKIKNLDFNRNFYFIYSKQKVLTPLEDMFINKLYDYFNIENKTYLK